The DNA segment TTTGAATAATAGTCCTGAGCTGTCTAACGATTAAGAAGTACAGCCTATTTAAGTCGTCGTCCCTCTTAATTACGCTCTCAGCTAAGTCCTCGTCTCTATCCTTGAGGGCAGTGATAGCGTCTGCGTGCATTTGAAGCGCTAAGATGTGGGCTCTCCTGAGCAGCGTCTTTATGGGTATGGCCAAGGGTGAGAGGAGGCATTGAATGGTTATCTCGTTCGGCTTCTCTTCTATAATCTCAGTCCCGATCAAGACTGTTAGCGCATTCTTAACCCTCTCTCTTTGATCTAGGGTTATTCTCCTAGGAGCCTTTATGTGTATGATGTCTACTCCCATCAAGTACTTGCTGAGGATCTCCCTATTGACGACGTCGTCTAGCTCAATTACCGATACATTCGGCTTCTCCGCTTCTTCAGGCACCCCGGCCTTA comes from the Candidatus Nezhaarchaeota archaeon genome and includes:
- a CDS encoding phosphate uptake regulator PhoU, which codes for MGHVEYRKLQKTKSGSYLVSIPKEWISRMGLREGATVALIEESDGALFIKAGVPEEAEKPNVSVIELDDVVNREILSKYLMGVDIIHIKAPRRITLDQRERVKNALTVLIGTEIIEEKPNEITIQCLLSPLAIPIKTLLRRAHILALQMHADAITALKDRDEDLAESVIKRDDDLNRLYFLIVRQLRTIIQNPRLSEKAGVSLVECLDYRLAARALESNGDQAVIIARSAIALRSHELPTEIVERILSLSELIRRMQAETMSSLFK